In Camelina sativa cultivar DH55 chromosome 13, Cs, whole genome shotgun sequence, the genomic window aggataatgtaatatttttttctgtcaacaaaataatgtaaaaactttgttaatttCTCTAAGACATTTTATTGTTCTAAACATAATGGGCATCAATGATATCCAAACAGAAAATGGGCTTGATAAGAATGATAAAAATAAGCCCATTAATCATATAAAGTTAATGTTGTAGCgaagaaagaaataatagaaaccTACCACTATCGGAGCTTCACCGACCTTGGAAGTGAGTAGCAGTGCCGAGTGTCACCTACTCCTAACTTATTTCCCTcgtctttcaaatttttattttcttctctgattttgaACAATCGGAATTTTTCAATCCTCTCTTCACCGTTTCTCATTGATGTAGATAGCCTTTGAAATtgaggatttagggttttttatcgCGAATCGGATGAACCCAAATACTAAttgtttcttataattttgaaatttcttctctgtttctattGCATATTCGTTTAGCACGACTTCAATTTCTCATTTGTTCGTGGGTTCATCAAATTTAGCCTACAGCAATTGGTGATCTATACTATATGGAGAGACGTTTTTGAAAAGGTACATTGTATCTCCTACAAATTAGagataaacataaacatatagGTGTATGTTTTAGAGGTTAATGTACATTGTATTATTCGTTTGCTTCATTGTTACATAAGCAGATCAAAATCATGCTCTAATCAAAACTGCCTTGCCTGCTAATTTCTAAAGCTTTTGATGTCACCTGAATTGAGTTTGATGTTGCCTATATTTATCAGGTCTCTTGACTAAGATAGTGCCAATTTATGCTTTAGAATCTTGTTTTGTGTCTGATTCATTCTGGCGAGTTAGTAACTTAAGCGTCGATGTTCAGGTGACTGGAATCAGCATTGGTAAAGCGCAGTTAAAGTTTCATCCATTAAGAGGCTGAAGATTCCATCCTCAATTTGCGTGGCAACCTCTTCGTGCTCCTCCTTCATCCGCTTCTCATTCCAGCCTCGTCTTTCAACTTGTCTAGCACATGCTTGTCTCCTCTGCTCACATGTTCCGCGTTCGAGCTCTGATTCTCTCTGTCCCTGTAACCATCCTTTTGCCTCGCTCACCAATTGGTCCTCAAAATGTTGAGTTTCCTGGAACGAGTTTGTCCTTTGCATCAATTCATCTCTGAAGTAGTCCATTATCAGATGCTCTTCGTGGATCCAAATTGCATGTCTTTCTTTGACCCGGTTCCATAGCTGTGCTGCCTTCTCTTCAGTCTCATCAGCGTCTTCATCTTCAGTCTCTCCATCAACGGTATCAcaattctcatcatcatcatcgtcatatTTGATATCTGTCACTTCTCCTCCTTCCATGCAAGATTCTTCGTCCATTGAGGCCCATTCGTTGAAAGTGAAAGGAATAATGTTGGCCAAAGTCTCAAACCGTTGAATCGTTTGCATGAGCTTTTGTTTGGTTCCTGCACAAATCATCACATAGCGTATGTTTCAGAATTTTGAAGTCTTGAAAAAATCTAAGAAGAAAACTTGCTTTGATTGCAATGAAGGAAATCTATACGCACTTTCCACATTGTCAAGGCATTGACTGAAGGAAGAGTCTGATGTTTCGTCATATTCCTCATGTTGAATCTCAAACACTGAGACAGGGCTGTTGTGCTCCTTTTCACGCTGTAAGTCCTCCTGACCATGATCATTGCATATTAGG contains:
- the LOC104737701 gene encoding uncharacterized protein LOC104737701 is translated as MELRPRMLKDCLLEDSNSCSSNGFKSMPRRPPLNPFTMIPKRKQSNALQFVINAVKNLRSNAVKSAPSGILPRTLSRRLTSKNKAENQASITVVRVKDIVRWSSSKDLHEDISHFELSPPHQYTAKTARTATGSSTTSGTSCSSWCDSDFTSEFLPSSWGSNVEECGEKESVKNNLHCVGEDSCTAVIVADTEVGPEEDLQREKEHNSPVSVFEIQHEEYDETSDSSFSQCLDNVERTKQKLMQTIQRFETLANIIPFTFNEWASMDEESCMEGGEVTDIKYDDDDDENCDTVDGETEDEDADETEEKAAQLWNRVKERHAIWIHEEHLIMDYFRDELMQRTNSFQETQHFEDQLVSEAKGWLQGQRESELERGTCEQRRQACARQVERRGWNEKRMKEEHEEVATQIEDGIFSLLMDETLTALYQC